One Aptenodytes patagonicus chromosome 7, bAptPat1.pri.cur, whole genome shotgun sequence genomic window, AACAGGTTTTTTAGTGGAGATAACCCACTAGCCTGCAATAAGCTGTGCAACTGAGGATCAATAATTCTGGAATATCTAATGTATGTACAGGTCAGAGTTCCCTTCATCGTAAATAAATCCTAATTAGAAAATGGAGTGGGTGCCAAACAGTGCATCATGCATTAACCAGCAAGTGCACGCAGGGTTCTGCGGATCTCACAGCAAAGGACCAAAGGCAGTCATTGAGTGGGGCAGTGCTGACATTGTGGTCAGACTGAAGGGTCTTTTCTATTGTCTTCTGTTTAGTGTCTAGGATCTTGAtagacaaaggatgaggaaaaaaaaaaaaggagcgcGCCTTACCCAAGTTGCTCAGGCCTGATTCAAGTGCCACAGGATGGTCCTTCATCTCCTCCAAGAGAGGCTAAAGAAAGGAATAGTCCTCCTCAAGCTGCTAAATGAAAAAGCATCTTACCCTGACAGATACCAAGCCCTACTGTTCTGTCTCCCTGCAAGGTTGTCCTGTGGTTGCCCCTGCCTGAATAAGGCAGCTTTGCAGTTCACCCCCTGCTCAAGTgcgttctctctctctctctctcaaaaaaaaaaaaaaaaaaaaaagagagaaaggcagCTGTTTTCTCTCCATCTCAGGGCCCAAAGCACCAACAGCTCTGCTCATTACCCTGACTaactctgctccctgcctgctcaccCAGAAAGCTGCTGTGCTCCAACCAGTGTTCTTTGCATTTCCACTTCTCCTGCTCCCAGCTTGGTTTGCTCCACTGTAGACTGACTGCTCTCTCTCTTACCGTTTTGACCTACTAAGTGCTCTGGAGCAGTGAATAAGTAAGCAGAGATAGTTAAAAGAAGAACTTGAATATGGAGCAAATTGCACAGCATTACAATATAGCCTTTGTAAGAAATATGCAGCCCTCCTACAAGAGTGAAATCTTTGGCTTTAACTACCCCAAAATCATTTTGTCCATCATTCCCTCTCAATAGAAGGAACGGGCCAAGTAGAGGTGCTTTAGCTggaggatttaaaaacaaaactcagaacTCTACTAGAATCACCATGCAAACAGCCATTTTGTGTCTCTGCAAAGAGATATCAAAACGTAGATACAGCAGTATTCTTAGAAAAGAGAATGATTTCAagttaaaagtattaaaataaacaacagttACAGATAAACATGATTTAAAATTCATCTCTGAAGGATTAACTTAATCCTTGTTCAACTCTGCCAGTACTTGAGCAGAAGGTCATCACTAATGCCATCACTAGCCACCAAAACATGCCAAGGAACTCCATCCTTTACCATGTGGTCAGGGTTAGGAACGGCCTTGCTGATTCTGGTTCACAGAAAGGAATGGTTAAATCACACACCTTTTGAGTTTCTAGGCACAGATGTTGTTTTCTAACAATACCTTTGCAACAGCAATAGCAGCTGACAAGCTACACTTCTCTGGGGAGCCTTTTCCTTGCTACATATGGcatatgtagctttttttttccccatacatgTCCAGCAGGCAGCAATACCAGTGAACCAACATGCTGCTACTAAGAAACATTTCCTGTATATTTATTGGTTGTACTCAAcctttttgtatttattcagcACAGCAGTAAGTAATTTCTTCTGCTTCACATCTGGATTACAGAAGAAACTTTTGGTGGTCACTGAAGTTTTAATCATCTACATATCCCAACAATCCAATTCTTAATCTGTAGGAAAACCTTCTTATGGACTTCTAGCTGTGcaccctccccccatcccctgtTCAAACACATGCCATGACTGCAGTTTGGGGTCCGCCTGTTGTAGCATGGCCTAGCCGCTGCAGCACGGGCTGCCGCTGGCCAgctgcacccccacccccagaGTGAAGGAAGCACTGGCTGCTGGTGACATGTAGTGGTGGTAGGTGATGAGATTATCAGTGGCTAGGTGACAAGCCAGCTGTGCTTTTGGCTCATTGCAGCTGACAGCTGCCCTCTAGTGATGCAGATGCAGCAGGAGAGTCGGAAAAGTTATTCACAAAGTAGTAACAGATCAAGaatattttcacttcatttcGTACCAGCGCAACAGATCGAAACCACAACCACCTGAACCTGGCCTCTGGGCATTTACCGGCTGTGACATGAGGGCCCAGCCCGATGCCTGCACAGAGCAGACTGCCCGAAGTTTTACAGGAAGAGCAGCTGCCTGTGGACAACCAGGCAGTCGCAACTACCTTTCTCCACTGGGACAGCGAGGAAGGAGGGTGTGGGGAGAAACCAGTTAGCGTCTGAAGAGGAGCCGGCAGAATTGTGCCTTGGTTCTGTTACACAGCAGTGCCCATCAGGCGGTACCAGGGCTGGGTGGCAGCCTGCTACACTCACAATTACCTGCCTGCCGTCCCTGCCCCTTCCCGTTTCTTCAGCTAGTGTAATAGACATGAAAGAACAGAGTCTTATTGCGGAGGAGAGAGTACGAGTTATCAAATTTCAGCAGGTAGATGCCCTCGCCTGGGTACTCgtggctgcctgcctgcacctcccGATGGCTGTTCCTCCGATATACCGGCATGATCTCCCCGTAGCGGTTCCGCAGATAGCTTTTGGAGCCCCTTTCCACGTCACCAACAGGGGCGAGTCCTGAATGGGAGAGAGGAGACAAGTAGGCCAGAGCCAGTTAAGCCACTAGGTACTCTTTTCTAGGTAGTCCAGAAAAAGATCAACAAGACCAGAATGCAGCAGAGGCATGCAGATATACGGAAGGCTAACTATGATAGCATTACCCATAGCGTCTGCTCTGACCTTTCTGCAAACAATACCCACAAAGTCCAGCTTTTCTTATCATGACAAAGAACATGCCGAGAACCAGTTCTCTTGGGAGTACTGATGGGACAGTATCCACTTGCCTGCCAGCCTGGTCTCCTCTCCCTGGACTTACCTTTTAAACACCTCAACTGCTTTTATACACACAACAGTGGTCCAGTGATATACagacttgaagaaaaagaaaggcggGAAAGCTCTTAGCTCTAACCTCACTGCATTTATGTCCTCAATCCACTTCTCCAAGAGGAATCCTCATACAGGAACTTACCCCTCTTTGAGGAACctgcaaaatttatttcagacACCAACCCCCCAGCTACACTGGTCACACATACACCGAAGCCACGAAAAAGGTAACATCACTGTATGTTTCACAAGTACAAAGACACAGGTAGCAATCCTCTCAAATGCAGTCAGCAGGAGCTACAGATGTACTGGGTGGAAAAagaccaccaaacaaaaaaaaaaaaaaccagaaacaaaacttCCTTGCTCCTACTCACCACCAGAAATTTCTCAGTCTGAGAGGCTAAGAAAAACAGTCAAGTTAAAATTTCAGACCCTAATCTTTTTATCAGCTAGAAGTTGAACAAGtgaattctgattttatttctcaatGTGTTCAATTTTAAGAACTCTCTTGGAGAAGGACAGCCATTGACATATACTGAAGCAGGAAAGGCTAAATGCTTTCTCATCACAGCCTAACCAAGAACCCAAAAGGCTGCAGAGATAACAAGTGGGCTGAGTAAACAAAGTAGATGGAAATTACAGCATCTGACAGACACTCTCAGCAGCATGGCAACAAGCACCACAAATTAACCCTTATAAGCTCCACACTAACCttcaatttcctcctcctcctcttcatcctcctcatcacTGGATTCACTGACTTGAACAGTAATGGCAGTGCTAGTAACCGTGGTCCAGTCAAAATAGACTCCAAACCCAATGTCATAGTCATCTGTAGCAAACTCCCAGCAAATGCATTTCCCGTCAGGATGGGTTGGCACGCGGACTGTCACCACCTCGCCTCGCTTCACCACCATCCGGCCAttcttctcctttcccatctTGGCTTTGAATTCCTTCATCTTCTCAGTGGTCCACATGGTGGCTGGAGCCAGACGGGGAGGCTGAGCTGAGACAAGGGAAAAGATCGTGGGCTCACCTGACTTTTCACTACTGACAAACTGTCATCTGAAAACAGTGAAGCTATTTCTGATAAGGCTTTTGCATTCTGGAGCCTGATCCCAGAAGCCTTGGATGTGAAGTTTTCCCACTCACTAGCCAGGAGCACAAATTTCCAGCAGGAATTAGCAGTATATCCAGGACAGCCTCTGCTCCTCTCTAGCCAGGGCAGGCACTTAAAAAGTGGCCCCCAACAAGTGTCTTCCTTTCAGGACTcacctttcctctgctccccaAGGAGGTCTGCAGTCTCCAGCTCAGCTGAAAGGATATCCACAGCACCAGTGTGATCTGACTGAATCATGACTATATCCCCTGCTCCTTGAGGTACATGGTAGTTGGCTATCCGAACGACAGCTTCCTGCACAAAGCACATAAAAAAACCATTGTCACAAAGACCATTGTGGTAAGAAAGTTCCCAGCCAGATTTAAAACAACTCATTAGTAATTCAGACATCTTTCTGAAGTCAAGTCAGACCCTGCAGAAGCTTCTATTGGTTAAAAAGAACTGGCTGGCTCCAAGACACCTCTCTGCATTATTTCCCCCACAGCACCAAAGCCATGAACTTTGAAGTCAAATGCTGCGTTAGTCTCACAAATTACACACCCCTTGGCCTGCCCAGGAGTCCCTGGGCAGGCACATCTTTGCATTTACCTCAGAGTTAATTGTGACCTCTCAACAAAGCAACAGCCTTAGAGATTTAGCTGACTACTCTTCGAAAGAATTCCCAAGACACAATCTCTCTAGGGAGAGCCTTTCAGCTCTGTGTGCATCTAGACTACAGCCACAATCAAACTGTCATTTGCTGTGTCCTAGTTAGAAGTCCATCTGGTTCACTAGGGCCAGCCCTCTCTCCTCATATATGCAAACTCACAGCTCCTGAGCAGGGTGCCACTTGCACAGGTTTTCCCTACTGTATCTGTAATGCAAACAAATTGGCAGCtcaccaaaagaaacaaaagacagcAGAGTCACTTTCAGTTCCCTCTTCCATAAATCTACAAGAAGGGAATTCCCAGAAGCCCCAGACAAGAGGCAGAAGGTGAGAATAACCTTGAAGCCTTAGCTTAGGTTTAGCCTAGCAAAAACTGCAAGGAAGCAAGGACTAGCCAAAGACACAAGAAGGATTTTGCAAATCAGACCGATAACATTTACCTCCTGCtaatgtatagaaaaaaaaaatataactgaaTCTATGTTAATACTACTTTTGTCTTAACACAACCCTTAAAGCCTCAGTCCCATAGCCATAAGCACAGCAGTAGGGTAGAAGAACTATTGCTGCACCTCTGTCCTTGCTTTCAGACACAAGAAACACCCACCTACCTCTTTGAGGGACTGGATTTGGTCAGGCAGTTTCTCTTCTAGTTCAGCCACTTCCTGGTCCTCCAAAGCACCAGCTTCTTCCTTCAAATCCTCTGTTGCGCCCGCACTCACGAGCGACCC contains:
- the TMED8 gene encoding protein TMED8, whose translation is MSDVPAIAGSRFEPPAAEAPGGRGGPAPQVPSENEDSAQKTEPADQLVDSLESSTSQSGLQIGSLVSAGATEDLKEEAGALEDQEVAELEEKLPDQIQSLKEEAVVRIANYHVPQGAGDIVMIQSDHTGAVDILSAELETADLLGEQRKAQPPRLAPATMWTTEKMKEFKAKMGKEKNGRMVVKRGEVVTVRVPTHPDGKCICWEFATDDYDIGFGVYFDWTTVTSTAITVQVSESSDEEDEEEEEEIEGLAPVGDVERGSKSYLRNRYGEIMPVYRRNSHREVQAGSHEYPGEGIYLLKFDNSYSLLRNKTLFFHVYYTS